The Hippoglossus hippoglossus isolate fHipHip1 chromosome 2, fHipHip1.pri, whole genome shotgun sequence genome includes a region encoding these proteins:
- the LOC117773855 gene encoding nck-associated protein 5-like isoform X4 produces MSQFVDHGVVCGRIRNLPLLELLAEYMDANKCIDELLKQLEDERRNVRREKLAVARLQREVARSKSEGTMREKLIHELEEERRLRLESEKRLREVTEESELGRAQMVSLQQQLSRMEETVRTLLQNQGVLEQTAVDTVDIMKAYKDKLSEEVQKQHDGPGENGSPPAPQAEPDLRLLPDADPEASQAEEDKDKTRLLLERLKALEEQNSTLASENESQREQYERCLDEVANQVVQALLTQKDLREECLKLRTRVFDLEQQNRALGVLFQQRIKPASDMLLQKLHSRIMDLSAADLLLEPERSKAFLLSRNTDSPSHEVQSNGKSGLPGTKCLSQLSLTVAAPVYQRSSCSSSELSLSSACSEFSSGSYTWNDGRSCGKMSSLTWEKRLSLGSSAPSNICAAPEEQAPTRRKESNILEGLRKLQRRKHRSSSCSSRVSRSGEKDCMNSNEGIYSLGVKSTGKGVSKPTQEGRPSAAGAKKFSYDSDDADDELAHSGRGDNIPTKDGWFYCKRRSRSISESLCSWEGLQDSGGGGDSGPVATKQPPGYDSKEHPEKLMSFINSFLPEGGRTSAFSRPTKLHYKPPDPEGPHHLSDVDDPEELTSESSDVHMSFSRPPAQAERDSKRLSRDAAKLLVQQCLRREQGRTQSADGRPRPFSLIKEPKVTTHTQSEESILAIFDAEGEPIELCSQRLTAGAGSRQDVQGGKAVADYTELVPQERPTRQTAANTRNYSVLESPEKPSEYQLRTRRTSREGSAERLSMQLTPQRKLIKPTSSRASKGLSIPPMTDTSSPKCGGSKIPGRNKPSASPLRLSKGCTAEQSNSGPSGQEKPTSSSTLKISRFIKTSGNSSQSPKALNSKLPNRAEWSKAASSSAGSPLLSRRHLDYADNVEQPTRDKHCETSKNKLRSPSPPPPPGRTTSLLIRPNYEGSPQAHKPGAAQQSTPTSVRGPPPSYHTSLLPNMQSTLPIKDKDCLDLDAGYGTALSPQKLVDKTSQHLQKSPATTQTSTKGTSKRMTTKDYLPPANSGCAPEPETAPKGSKNVPPPYSALRGSALQNSFASKRASTHENVHHSVQKASISLPIAFQETPQSKTEPPAVVSPPSAVMMSPNSAEKASKTRIPMGFKAFLKSPPSHKNSLSVAGKQEKDHINSVSKETVTSNASTQCDSVQPAYAIDSPSKMPMTEGKGDVQRRLQEEAAAEEGDVCDKGKRSSQLFSRSISVTTKPHLKPALGMNGAKARSQSFSTNYIEKPTINALDVPGKIRTQIITNSGERGNSLSRQSSLEVPSVGSAESPVHSPRSRLSHYGGMTGSNSQNVLPERNSKSGPKGEGSPGAGKGEAITSPSQKEARSLPISDSTGFNNIRKPAKVASHPQFQPPSSCVYSSENPVRETVGIATTANEQDFSREVKPQTDSPNKPTDVEEKKGSPTTCTIEEKVMMGIEENLQKCQEQGKVGASEAKQKTGPSLANWFGLRKSKLPALGGKKADAPKGKEEKKELKIGSVLGGKQMKSDKKKDKKKNEEAQTLSEMNNKLSSIMDHCNNQMGQIASQIQCSTAFIGKDQFVKELLGRTAVKGNSVSAPPPPGGSTPKKHGDMEICPDTATLLMTQRINLRAENDDAHIQDTACQDHMIGSGCQMRTLDSGIGTFPLPDSVTRASGRHIPKSESSPEGVTAGSSKLDLEPPSSHPDPSHPDVKVPSLPKTRLHAPTSMGHSLSDPTVTCSSDAPPDAQSRLPKLAASDAVRTKRSSLCVPPSNDSTDDKEKDTERKMKNKDYDIPGDRVLRVCTYSGGSSSDTETELEESGSALGSPQRTLVHRTKRSDSVEPNEETLTRSGVEKPLSIMDFYPHDVFSHLELDGRRMSQYNLLHKESSLDGKAGDRLSKEIPLEKTPAGANQPSSLDFSLESLNKLNHSSSGGHRGVCQADAGRSTEDCSRVDEPSSSSFSSKAPGSLSDSLYDSFSSCTSQGSNDV; encoded by the exons gatggAAGAGACGGTGCGGACGCTGCTGCAGAATCAGGGCGtcctggagcagactgctgtGGACACAGTGGACATCATGAAGGCCTATAAG GATAAACTCTCGGAGGAAGTGCAGAAGCAGCACGACGGCCCCGGAGAGAACGGATCCCCGCCGGCGCCTCAAGCCGAGCCGGACCTCAGGCTGCTGCCGGATGCCGATCCCGAAGCCAGCCAAGCAGaagaggacaaagacaaaacCAGGCTCCTTCTGGAGCGTCTCAAGGCCCTGGAG GAGCAGAACTCGACGCTGGCCTCGGAGAACGAAAGCCAGAGGGAGCAGTACGAGCGCTGTCTGGATGAG GTGGCCAATCAAGTTGTGCAGGCGCTTCTCACCCAGAag GATCTGAGGGAGGAGTGTCTGAAGCTTCGGACCCGAGTCTTCGACCTGGAGCAGCAGAATCGGGCGCTGGGCGTTTTGTTCCAGCAGCGGATCAAACCCGCCTCAGACATGCTCCTCCAG AAACTCCACTCCCGCATCATGGATCTGTCTGCGGCGGATTTACTTCTGGAGCCGGAGCGGAGCAAGGCCTTCTTGCTCTCCAGGAACACGGACTCTCCCTCTCAC GAGGTCCAGTCGAACGGGAAGTCCGGTCTGCCTGGGACCAAGTGTCTGAGCCAGCTGAGTCTCACGGTGGCGGCGCCTGTTTACCAgcgcagcagctgcagcagcagcgagctGTCGCTGTCGAGCGCCTGCAGCGAGTTCTCCAGCGGCTCGTACACCTGGAATGACGGACGCTCCTGTGGAAAAATG TCGTCCCTGACCTGGGAGAAGAGGCTGAGTTTGGGTTCATCGGCTCCCAGTAACATCTGCGCCGCACCGGAGGAGCAGGCGCCCACACGCCGCAAGGAGAGCAACATCCTGGAGGGACTCAGGAAgctccagaggaggaaacacaggagcTCCTCGTGCTCATCCAGGGTCTCAAGGTCCGGTGAAAAAGACTGCATGAACTCCAATGAGGGCATCTACTCCCTGGGGGTCAAGAGCACTGGCAAAGGGGTTTCCAAGCCCACGCAGGAGGGGAGGCCCTCTGCTGCGGGGGCCAAGAAGTTCTCGTATGATTCTGATGATGCAGACGATGAACTGGCACATTCCGGCCGTGGAGATAACATCCCCACCAAGGACGGGTGGTTTTACTGTAAGAGACGCTCCCGCAGCATCTCAGAGAGCTTATGCAGCTGGGAGGGGCTCCAGGacagtggaggggggggtgacTCAGGTCCCGTGGCTACGAAGCAGCCCCCGGGTTATGACTCCAAAGAGCATCCTGAGAAACTCATGAGCTTCATCAACAGTTTCCTCCCTGAGGGAGGGCGGACGTCAGCTTTTTCTAGACCAACCAAGCTGCACTACAAGCCCCCGGATCCCGAGGGTCCACACCACCTCTCTGACGTGGACGACCCAGAGGAGCTCACCTCTGAGTCCAGTGACGTCCACATGTCCTTCAGCCGGCCACCAGCGCAGGCAGAGAGGGACTCCAAGAGGCTGTCGAGGGACGCTGCCAAGCTGCTGGTCCAGCAGTGTTTGAGACGAGAGCAGGGACGCACCCAGTCTGCGGACGGGAGGCCGCGACCCTTCAGCCTGATCAAGGAGCCCAAggtgaccacacacactcagtctgaAGAAAGTATCCTGGCCATATTCGACGCAGAAGGAGAGCCCATTGAACTCTGTTCTCAGAGACTCACAGCAGGTGCTGGGTCTCGACAGGACGTGCAAGGTGGCAAAGCGGTTGCTGATTACACGGAGCTGGTGCCACAAGAGAGACCAACGCGGCAGACGGCAGCAAACACAAGGAACTACAGCGTTCTGGAGTCTCCAGAAAAACCCTCAGAGTATCAGCtcaggacgaggaggacgagcagagagggcagcgcagagagGTTATCCATGCAGCTGACTCCACAGCGGAAGCTTATCAAACCCACGAGCAGCCGAGCCAGCAAGGGCCTCTCGATCCCCCCCATGACTGACACTTCCAGTCCGAAGTGCGGCGGCTCAAAGATCCCAGGTCGTAACAAACCCTCTGCGTCCCCGCTGAGACTGTCCAAGGGCTGCACCGCCGAACAGAGTAACTCAGGGCCCTCTGGTCAGGAGAAGCCCACCTCCTCTTCCACACTCAAAATCTCCAGGTTCATCAAGACGTCAGGAAACTCTTCACAGAGCCCGAAGGCGCTGAACTCCAAACTTCCCAACAGGGCCGAGTGGAGTAaggccgcctcctcctccgcaggTTCCCCGCTCCTGTCGAGGAGGCACCTGGACTACGCTGACAACGTCGAGCAGCCGaccagagacaaacactgtgaaaccagcaaaaacaaactcaggtccccttctcctccccctcccccggGCCGCACCACCTCCTTACTCATCAGACCAAACTACGAAGGGTCGCCTCAAGCACATAAACCGGGCGCAGCTCAACAATCCACACCCACCTCTGTGAGGGGCCCTCCCCCAAGTTACCACACCTCTCTCTTACCAAATATGCAAAGTACTCTGCCCATCAAGGATAAAGACTGTTTAGACCTGGATGCCGGCTACGGGACTGCACTTTCACCTCAGAAACTGGTCGACAAAACCAGTCAGCACCTTCAGAAGTCCCCCGCCACGACTCAGACATCGACGAAAGGCACTTCCAAGCGAATGACCACGAAAGACTACCTCCCTCCTGCGAACTCAGGGTGTGCTCCGGAGCCCGAAACTGCACCTAAAGGCTCAAAGAATGTCCCTCCTCCCTACAGCGCCCTCAGAGGCTCCGCGCTCCAGAACTCGTTTGCGAGTAAACGAGCATCAACCCATGAAAATGTGCATCACTCGGTGCAGAAGGCGTCTATTAGTTTACCTATAGCGTTTCAGGAAACCCCTCAAAGTAAGACGGAGCCGCCGGCTGTCGTCAGCCCACCCAGCGCAGTCATGATGTCGCCCAACTCAGCGGAAAAAGCCTCAAAGACTCGAATCCCGATGGGGTTTAAAGCGTTTTTAAAATCTCCCCCCAGCCATAAAAATAGTCTGTCTGTAGCAGGAAAGCAAGAGAAAGATCATATCAACTCAGTCTCCAAGGAAACAGTGACTTCAAATGCCTCGACGCAGTGTGACAGCGTGCAGCCGGCGTACGCTATTGATTCCCCCTCCAAGATGCCCATGACAGAGGGGAAAGGGGACGTCCAGAGAAGGTtacaggaggaggcagctgcTGAGGAGGGGGATGTTTGCGACAAGGGGAAAAGGAGCAGTCAACTTTTCTCCAGATCCATATCTGTCACCACCAAACCTCATCTAAAGCCGGCCCTGGGGATGAACGGAGCCAAAGCCCGCAGCCAGAGTTTCAGCACCAACTACATCGAGAAGCCCACCATCAACGCCCTCGATGTGCCAGGAAAGATCCGAACGCAGATCATCACCAACTCAGGGGAACGCGGGAACTCCCTCTCCAGGCAGAGCTCCCTGGAGGTGCCCAGTGTCGGGTCAGCGGAGAGCCCGGTCCACTCTCCCAGGAGCCGGCTGAGCCACTACGGCGGCATGACGGGGTCAAACAGTCAGAACGTTCTTCCTGAGAGAAACTCAAAGTCAGGCCCTAAAGGTGAAGGGTCGCCGGGCGCAGGGAAAGGCGAGGCCATCACCTCACCTTCTCAGAAGGAGGCGCGTAGCCTACCCATCAGCGACAGTACCGGTTTCAACAACATCCGCAAGCCGGCAAAAGTGGCCTCTCATCCACAGTTTCAGCCTCCGTCCTCTTGTGTGTACAGCTCAGAAAACCCTGTGCGGGAGACGGTCGGCATAGCAACCACCGCTAATGAGCAAGACTTCAGCAGGGAAGTCAAACCTCAGACAGACTCGCCAAACAAACCCACagatgtggaggagaaaaaaggcagCCCCACGACCTGCACTATCGAGGAGAAAGTCATGATGGGAATCGAGGAGAACCTGCAGAAATGTCAAGAGCAGGGGAAGGTCGGCGCCAGCGAGGCCAAACAGAAGACCGGGCCCTCGCTGGCAAACTGGTTCGGCCTCCGCAAGAGCAAACTCCCGGCGCTGGGCGGCAAGAAGGCGGACGCCCCCaaggggaaggaggagaagaaagagctGAAGATCGGATCGGTGCTCGGAGGGAAACAGATGAAGTCTGacaagaagaaggacaagaagaagaacgaGGAGGCGCAGACTCTGTCCGAGATGAACAATAAGCTCAGCTCCATCATGGACCACTGCAACAATCAGATGGGTCAGATCGCCAGTCAGATCCAGTGCTCGACGGCGTTCATCGGCAAAGACCAGTTCGTGAAGGAGCTTCTCGGCAG GACGGCTGTGAAGGGCAACTCGGTGTCTGCACCGCCGCCGCCGGGAGGGTCCACGCCCAAGAAGCACGGCGACATGGAGATCTGTCCAGATACGGCT ACCCTGCTCATGACTCAGAGGATCAACCTGCGAGCGGAGAACGACGACGCACACATCCAGGACACAGCTTGTCAGGATCACATGATCG GCTCCGGCTGTCAGATGAGAACCCTGGACAGCGGCATCGGCACCTTCCCCCTCCCCGATTCCGTCACCCGGGCCAGCGGCCGCCACATCCCCAAATCTGAATCCAGCCCCGAGGGGGTGACCGCCGGCTCGTCCAAGCTCGACCTGGAGCCTCCCTCTTCTCACCCAGACCCCTCTCACCCCGACGTGAAAGTGCCTTCCCTCCCAAAAACCCGCCTGCATGCCCCCACTAGCATGGGTCACTCCCTGTCCGACCCCACTGTGACCTGCAGCAGCGACGCCCCCCCGGACGCCCAGAGCCGACTGCCCAAACTCGCAGCTTCAG ACGCCGTCAGGACGAAGAGGTCGAGTCTTTGTGTTCCACCGAGCAACGACTCCACAGAcgacaaagagaaagacaccgagaggaagatgaaaaacaaGGACTACGATATTCCTGGT GATCGAGTTCTGCGAGTGTGCACGTACTcgggcggcagcagcagcgacacCGAGACCGAGCTGGAGGAGAGCGGCAGCGCTCTGGGCTCGCCACAGCGGACCCTCGTCCACAGAACCAAGAGGAGCGACTCAG TGGAGCCGAACGAGGAGACGCTGACGAGGAGCGGCGTGGAGAAGCCGCTGTCCATCATGGACTTCTACCCACACGACGTGTTCTCCCACCTGGAGCTGGACGGCAGGAGGATGTCTCAGTACAACCTGCTGCACAAAGAGTCGTCGCTGGACGGGAAAGCAGGAGACCGACTCAGT AAGGAGATCCCCCTGGAGAAAACGCCGGCCGGTGCCAACCAGCCCAGCTCCCTGGACTTCTCCTTGGAGTCCCTGAACAAGCTGAACCACAGCAGCtccg GCGGCCACAGAGGCGTCTGCCAGGCAGATGCAGGGAGGAGCACGGAGGACTGCAGCAGAGTGGACGAGCCCTCgtcctccagcttctccagcaAGGCCCCCGGCTCCCTGAGCGACTCGCTGTACGacagcttctcctcctgcaccaGTCAGGGATCCAATGACGTGTAG